TATGTATACATACCCTTTTATTGATTGTATGGTTTAAATGTTAACATgaacagtttttgtttttgaCAGAAAATACATTACTTCTTCATGTGTTTTGCCGGTGCAAACATATAttagatatttcttttttacagACTATGATCTTTCCTCGATCGATCGAGACCGGGGCTGTTAGATTTAACAtccttgaaatataaaaaggagaCGAATGAAAATCTGCGGTAGCGATTTTTGGGGTTCCGGATTCCTCccttgtgtaaatatagaatagagagtgtcaattcgtgacgagcccctgcaGTTTGGTTCAATATTTCCGATACCCGGATTTCTGTTACGCTTTTTAAATGATAAACCGATCACTGTAATAATGGGAAAGACGGAAACGGGAAATATCGCTACTTAGATTCTATGTCTTTTTCGACTTCTGTTTTAGCCTGGAACTTTGTTTCCATTGTAGGAACTTCAAGATTCCTTCTTATACCACTGCCAGATAATCCAACTATCCCCGGCTCCTtcgttacatgtagattgcttATCAGATACTGAAACTTTTGAATTTTGGTGCTGATATTCATACTaaaaataaggttttttattgtttaattctTGATTTCTATATCACTTTGATGTGTTTAATGTTTACTTTGACTTGTAATATCATGTGTAAACGTGTATTACGACAAAATTGAATTCCTATTTCAGAACTTGTCCGCAAGCTGCTTATTGAATTATCCTCTCATCTTACGTATAAGTGTTCATTTCACGATCACCTCCAAACACCCAATCTGCAGAATTAGATAAAGCTTCCAAATCAACAGCTTGGGGCCAATAAGGCGCGATTATCGGCAATGGTTCCATGAAACCCATGCTAGAACTAACAGAGACATCCACGAGACCGTAAAATTAGCATAACGGGATGATTGTGTACTTCAGGTGTGAAGTCAATAAGGCATGGAACTCTTTGGCCTTCGAGATAACGCATGCGATTGTAGCACTTGGGACAGTAAATCTACTTCGGGATACGTCAGATATTTGAGATTTCAGTGTTCGAGAtactgttttttaaaaaaaaccaaaaaaaaaaaaaaaaaaaaaaccaaaaaaaaaaaaccacaacaaaaaacaactacatgaatacagtaaaacttgcCAGGACCGTTGACTCACTTCGGAATATTCGTGGTATTCGATATATCGGTGTTCGAGATAACGGTTTACCTGtatttatcttttatatttaaaacctaTCGTCTATCTATAGTACGCCTACGAACGCAATACAAGGATAAGACACAATTTTTGTtagtttaaaacattgaaattgatTGTAGGAAAGAGACGAAATTGGGCTGTTTTGTGAAAAAATGGTATAATTTGGCTGATGTGCGTTTTCAAGATTAAACCAAGAAGAAACATCTAGCAAGCAGTCAGTTCTATATGTAGGTTGAGCAAATTTACATGTTTGTCATTAATTTGATTCGTAATATCAACAGTTCATTCAGTATTCTTTTATTTTCCATTGAAGACAAGCGGAGACAAATTTTTGAAAGAGCAAGAGGATATAATGCAGAATGTAATACCATTATGGAAAAGAAATCGCTTAATGAAAGTGACATagtttattttattataaactCCAACGAAGAGGAATACGATGTAAACAAAATGACCCTAATAATCCAAGAACACTTCATTCAAGTGGGAGAAAAAGACGATGTTAATTAGATGTACCTCTGGTATCTGCAGGTCTttactttgtattccttataggagttatgagattgatcactgttcgttatattcgcctttcatttacGTTTCAAAGCTATGTACGTGTTGCATCAAGGCGAACACATATTGGTCAAATATGAGAGACAACGCATGGTGAGGATGTGTTTTTATATGTTTACAATACCCATTTTCACGAGAAAAATTAACTGAAAATAGGGTACAATGATGCACTGACTGTCAGGTGTTGCATGATTGCAGACGGCCCTAAGAAGATCAGACAAAGTACATAATTCAATACTAATGAGCATATTCATTTATTCAATACTGTAACAAATCGATAATTGAAATATAGAGCATTTTTTCACGAATTGCGATCAAAGGTTTGACTAAGTTTTGTCTGAAACATAAGTTTGTACGCAAATAAATTGATTTCTAAGTGTTTTCAAGCCGAattcatgaaaacaaaatttcttgGTCCACTCCTTTTTCAAGCAGCAAATCGTATGAAGATATTGTTTCCCCTACAGGGAATCAGATATTACGAGATTAACCTCCACCTCCTCCAAAACCACCTGATCCAAAATTTCTTTTTCCTCCTTTCAGGATATCGGACGAACGGAATCCATTATCGTTTAATTTCAATATGAATGTTTTCTGTTTGTCGCCTTCCACAGGTTTGTACTGAAACTTACGTTCTCTTCTTCCTGGGTTCTTCGCGTTCCTTTCCTTTTCTAGCATTTCTCCTTCAGACTTCTCAACGTGAGACGGTCCATTAAGATTTGGACGACGAATTCTGTTTCTCCCCGCCTCGTCTCTGGGATCTGAATAATCCTGCGTATCGTCTTTTTCTCCCACTTGTCTAACAAGTAAGTGTTCTTGAATCATTGGCGTCACTTTGTTTTCACTGTCTTCCTCTTCGTTGTCCATGGCTACTTTAATAGCGTAAACTCTGCCCCCATTTTTCAGAAATTGTAACCATACCTTCAAACAATAATAAAGCAAATATGAATTGCTTATAAATACAACCAAGTTCCTCAGAAGAAACGTTATCCCTTCCTCACGAATTCAAATCCATGGTAAATGTAAGTGCATAGCCTGTATACAAGATTGAAAATCagttgaatgtaaaacttatacggtaccaattttgatgcaccagatgcgcatttcgacaaataatgtctcttcagtgatgctcaaccgaaatgtttgaaatccgaaataactatgaagttttagagctagtatagggaaaaacaatgtgccaaaaaaagtggagtcaaattagtctaaggataagagctatgcacgaggaagatatccttaattttgaaatgaatttctaaattttataacagcaattaaatatacatccgtattttcaaactagtaacaaagtacttagcaactgggctgtagagaccctcggggactaatagtccaccagcagaggcctcaacccagggatcataatgtaaaacttatacggtaccaattttgatgcaccagatgcgcattttgacaaataatgtctctccaGTGATGAATTTTCAACGATAGAAAACGCACTAAAAAAAATCTACGAACTTGCATAAAACACCCCAATGTCTTCTGtttattcaattgattttaATGATTTACACTAACTAAAATCATGTCACAGTATGCCTTTACATCGTGTTAAATGGCGTATTTCATACAATGAGTTTTGTACATGAAAGCTAACGATTGAGCGATGAGAGTAGCAGAGAAATATGAAACATCTTATtagaaaaatgaatttcatgaaTGCCATCAGAATGGTAATATctggatatattttttaaattgttattttgGTTCTTCGAAAAGATTTTGATAAGTTTTCAAACCAGATCTCCTTGACAAAAGTACATCGAAATATGCAATGGTGTTTTCTCCATGGTTAAGCTAGTATtgcattattttgaaatttacctTTTTTTTCAGAATTGCAATATTTCCTGATCAATAAAATGTTAGGTAGAACATTCCTGATTAATAAAATCTTACGGGATACTAAGACATAAAAATTGAAACATGTACTTACTGGGTAGGCCACTGTATTCCCGAAGAGAGCTACAAGAAGACAAACTGACAAATTCATCTTTTCTCGATTATTATTGAAAGACCTTCTGCAGTTTTCTGTTCCTGGGACCTATTTATATAATATCTGTTCTGCAGGAATGTAAAGCTTAACAATGAAGAAGCAATATCAGGGCAACAATTGTGATAATTATTCCAAAAATAAACAGACTATGAAAGACGTGCAATCTGAAAAACATTTGTTTCAAGAGAATTCCACACTGGTATCTTctcaatttcaaataaagtgcCTCTCCATAGTTACTTCCAAAATATTTATGACATTACTTTCTTTGATTAAGGTAAGTTATTGAAAAGAGAACAAATGACGCTTAGCATATACATTTGGCcttgtaaaattaagaaaaataaagcaGTTGAAACACGTTTACTTATCGTCATTTGGAGGTAACACCCTCTCTTTAAACATGCAAAGGAGGTGGAGTCAAAATTTCACAGagtaaaatgaaaaacaaaaacccaactTAACTCGGATCACAATTTCTaaacaaaaaatttcaaattttacttttaaCATTATATTTGTCAATATATTGATATGTGCACATACTAGGAGAAGTGTGATACTTGTATCCTTGGCGATTGGGCACTTAAGTATTTTGTGTTGTATTTGTTGAAGTTATTTTATTCTTGACAATTCACTTTTGTTCACAATTAGTTCCTGACTTTTCctgatttattgtattttgCTGTTTGAACTATCAGTTTGTATCATTACTTTCGTGCGTTACCGTTTAAATCCCACTCTAAAATTCCTTTAAGAAAAATTTCTAGAAAAAGTTCGTCAGAAAGTGACTATTTTCCGGCAGAGGGACATGCAAGTGTCCATATGAACTCCACTTCATACCTTTTTGGGGTGGAGCCAGACGCGATCAGGAAGCTTGCTGGAATGcatcaaataaatcaattaaGGTGTCATTTTCTGTAGATGACGATGATGTCAATTTTGATTGTGTATCAGACATTAAATTGTCAGGTGCTCAGTGTTCATCTTTGCAGTCCTGTGCAGGATTTTATATTCCATCCAGTAGTTGTTTATATGTTTTTGGTGGACTGCATTTGTCATTGTATTCCATGTCTCAAgaattacttattataaactATTTGACAAGAAAGGTGTTGTCGAGATTGTTCAGCCACCTGGTGATATATCAGTTAGACAATTAAAGGGTGAAATTCCCTCAGGTAGGTGTGGCCATACACTTACACATTATATTGACTCAATTGTTGTTTTACATGGTGAGGTTTGTTTTCCAAATACAAATTCATGCACTTCAACCCCTTTTACTACTGTCACAAATGATGATTGATTTTACATATTTGGTTATGAACGTCTGTGTTGGAGTAAACTTTCTGTTAGGGGTTCAACACCTAGAGCATACCATACTGCATCCATTATGGACATCAGAGGTATGAAGTCCATTGTGTATTTGGGTGATGTTATGCAAACTGAAAATACACTccacaaaatttcattttttgaaatacTGGTTCTCAGAATGGATTCTGAGAGGAATTTCCTAACAGAAACATTACAATTTGCAAATACACCTACTATTGGTGTTTCATATCATTCAGCAGCTGTCTTTGGGTCATACATTTTTGTTCTTGGAGGGGTTGATGAAGAAAATCTTCAAGGACAACACTCAGTGTCAGTTTTTGATTTTCAGTcattttcatgtgaaaagatTACCTTGGATCCTTCTTTTAGATCAGCTGGACATTCAGCTATTGTGTTGTCTGATGATTGTTTAATGATATGCGGAGGCATGCAAatgcaatattttgtttttacgaGCAAACGAATGGTACCAAGTTCTTGTGACTTGAATGAAAATTGTCAAATAACGTATTTAAGTGAAACTTCACCAATAGCATGGGTACAATGTGAAAGCTCATGTAAACGCTGGCTACACCAGTATTGTGTTGGTGTATTGGATTCGGatcttagtaaaaaaaaattcatttgtaatacatgtagacAGTCCCCCAGAGGTactaagaaaagaaaatgaaatgtttgaaagttgacatgtgatgtgtatttgtatacaTCATTAATTCAAGAgatacaatatttcatatacatattacatgaaTTATTGTTGGTGTGAtacaactttgtaatataagAGGAACAAATAAAGAATGCTGGAAATTCTCTGTCACACAAAAGTCCATCATGCatataaaatatttccattttattttatatacatgtccCAGAAAAGAAAAATCAGCGATTACATAATGTCACACAATGAATTGTGTATGATGATTTTGTACAATGAATTGATATATGTGAACTTCAGAATGAACAATTGTTGCATATTTTCTACATGAATGATATGAAATGTCATGACAGAGTGTCTGAATAGATTGATATttcaatattgatatacatatctgaaataagaaaaaaattcaattgttaCGTGATGTCACAATATGAATTGTGTATGATAATTTTGCACAGTGAATTGATACAAATTGATACACATGAATTGATgcatataaaacattatatgaATTCTATGCTACATTGAAAAATGATTCCTATGTACAGGTACACAAAAATGCACTTTTGATATTAGTACAATAACCAAGTCCCCACTCATTCATGTGTTGTGTAGTACAACATTCATGAagtcattgatttaaaaaaatgtacagGTCATTGTACTTAGCATATGCAATTATGaatgaattgaagaaaattatCGATCATACTCTAACAAATTATCTTCAAGaaattcaatttgataaattacCAACGGACATGAAAGTTTTGGTGCACTAGTATCCCCATAGTAATAGATAATGTATGTGTTACGACCGGGGATATGCATTGTATAACGTTTTCTGATTTGATTCAACACACTTTTATACAATTAAATACACTACGTGATACATGTGTACATTTCCAATTGTTTGTcatttgtttttatgaaaatgttcattttgtacaatttaaaacatttttttttcgaaaaggtatattgttatttacaaatatatattctaCTACGAAGAGCATAAAATCGTGTAGACCCAGGAATCCCCTTTTCTGTGTTATTTCAACACTTAGATAAAGATAATatgaacaataaatatatattttgattgatttaaaTGAATAGTATTTGTAAATAATCTTTGATTATGATATCTTTTATGGAAATTTTAAGAGCTGTTTCTCGTGCCTCGATGTTGTGCATCAGtattaagagccattctctgtaaccacttaaacatttatataagggGTCCGGCACGCACTGTCAccgatttttttcaaatttggcacatcGACTTAATCTGGCATAAGTAATGTAAAACCATCATAATTTGGTTGCTATGCAACtctgttgccatggtaacacgtGCATGCCATTCAGGTCACAAAAGAGTCAATTTTTgcatgaaaaatgacatttttaattCAACTATACTGGATTAACCTGTTTGAGTTCTTAtttaatcattatcaaatgatactatatagcatttttatcatttagtttgatatttagttaaaggtttgaataattctgttatattttcattctgtctggaaaagagggttgtttgatacattctgaaaaagctaatttagaggcaaatttgaatgatggatAAAAATTCCCGCATTCAGCTTGAAATCTATAAATGCTTGTATAACATATATTAGATATAGTACTATCATATAACAATGAGACATGTTTGGGAATCTACCATCTAAGctgtgtttccatggaaacaaaatgATGCATTTCGTCATGATATAACAGTAGAGATGcatttttcaatgtaattcaaaatacaattttctatgtattcaaaGTATATCATCTTAATAACCGATTGCTACtgatgttagattttaaattttaacaagcGTAATATGAGAATTAAtgttggttgccatggaaacgaaaattgctatttcttttcaaattcgaaatccatgcaaaataaataaatttttagaccaaaaaaaaaaaatatgcttttATAGACAGATTCAACTAAAGTCAATGTTAtagttgataaaatattaatactgaTAGATAAGTCATATTACATTgttgctatggtaacaaaatatcacaaaacaGCAAACTTGATGTTCACAttcttttcaagtaaatctcattTTGTTATACATCATGCATGTTCTTCAATCATAAACACTCTCAATTTGTAACAGATTATTAAATAAATGcatagttgttgtttttttctttcttttttttcttcaaatgtacatgatttctatttgtgtattgtacatgtatcacaaattgcaaatgtatatcttaagaattcatcaaaataactACCGTATCTAgaaaatgcatatttgaatatttcagttatttcaaactatcatgtacattttttcaCCTTGCCAATCGAATTAAGtgtgacattgaaattgaatcattgatcttaaaaattgttcaagttaaataaactaaataggatacataaagattgtaatttatcattgattcatgaggaattaccccccccccccctctctctctctctctgcaatTCAATATTAGCTCTGCTTACTATGTATGTGCAAGAAATGTTATGCCAGTACCATGTATGAAATCTATTAaactaacattttttaatacatgACTTGACAATTTACACAGTTACTTATGAGGAagtattttgaccttgactcgtgaccttggcatttgattaAAAACAATTGAGGGCCTCTATTTTCTAGAGTTTGGACGTTCATCATTGTCACTCGTTTAACGTATCTTTTTAAACAAAGGTGtgtgaattatatttcaacatcataaGAAGACCTTGCTTGTAACTGTAACATACCAATGATATTCATATTGAAGTCATTTAGTATGCTGGAAAAGTCAATATCTTTAATATCTGACATCGTTGGAACCCACGGGTTGATTCATTGATTATCATTTAACGTACCGTcgaagaatttttcactcatatggagacgtcaccattgtcagtgagggttgcaaaatttaggcctatgctcggcgcttaattacggcctttgagcagtgggttccgatgatgaatatttcataatcGTATCCTATTATAAATGGTATACCTTTATTTTAGaatcatatattacaaaatagacaaGATAAGCACACAcaatctttttcattttctaattttgcgCATATATAGTCATCATGGCTAATCGTCTTCTCAATGGCATAGAGGCAACTGAAATATAATGTGATCTGCTGTCCTGATAGAAATTCTTTCCGGTTAAATGAACCACACCCTATCATATCCTTTGAGGCAACATAAGCATCGAACATACACTGATGCTTCTGACTTGGCCCCCACAATATGACACTTCCtacaaaatcaataaacaatattaattttaagAGAAATACCAAGATGAATATACGCAACCATATCAAAATCTTATGTCCCATCTAAAATGTATTACTTGTTCTCCCCATGTCATCTGCATCTACTACAACATGTAGCTGTAATATATATTCCttaaattatatgtttgaaTGAAATCTTATTCAAACCATTTTCTTACGGTAGGTAATAACttacttaaatacatgtattcttatctAGATTTTGTTTCATCTAAACTCTAAGGTGATTATATGACCTCAATTAATCAACACATGggttaattataatattcaaaacagtGAGAATTGTTTTGCGGTGTTTTATCACTTGAGGACTTATGcgacgtttctcaataatatatatcaattttcatgaatgtgCACTCTGTctcgtttctacaaaaaaaatcTTGGGGTACGTCCTATTACCATGTCTGTATTAGAGATAGCATACTGGTACtcagtattttgatagtttCTAATATTGTTGCAATCAAAAGTTATGTATTACAGTAGGTTGTATATATAAGGacagtacaaatatattttagcaAAGAATGAATCAAatccaggacccctgcattacaaGATAGGTTATCTAATCGCTAAGCTACCCAGGCCGGTAAAATTTGCATTTATTTCCGAAATCATACAATAGCTTTTTATATCAAGAAGATGGGAAAAAAAAccagagaaaatgtcagaaatgttgcTTGTATGTCCCTAATAAATACTTTTGTTTCGTTAGTGGCAtgtgtaaaatgaaaacaaaatcaagctgaacaaaaaagaaaaaaaaatagagtaAATTCCCTTGCATAACATGTATAGGCTAAGGTGTATCAGTATTGGTATTtctacaatatttcaattctgtttaattaattgaatttattcataaaattgataatttttttaaagtatcatCAAAAGTAAAGAATAATTAATACGTGGATGTCTAATAATACTGAATAGTGTCCCCACCTCAATTCACTTCTCAGTTgagtatctgtacatgtataaccccccaacccccaacccccaaaCTAATACAAGtagaaaatatgtataataacgaaaggtcatgcattttttaaatgaataaatatctatgattttttaaatgattctaTTACTTCATTctattataaaacaaaaaaatgataACGATTTTGCATTTATTATCTCAATTTCATCCTAGTCATACGATCCCCTACATAATAAAGTGTGCTGCATTAGGCCTAAGTAAATCTAAGTACTGTAATGTGTGACGCCACAGTCtacattttgacgtcatatCAATACAAGTGAAGCAGTGGCGAGTTGAAGGGTGAATATTTAGCACGCACGCACATCATATGTGCCATGCTATTGGCAGATCTAGAGAAATCCATAATTGTACACAATGTctatgaaaacatttgacatcaaatgatTGTGATCAAGTTGATTAATTCTAGGCTTGTGAATGGATTTCAAAGTAAATAGAAtaattacctgtattactaGAACGCTGGTACTCGGAGAGATGTCTCTCACACCTTCTCCTTTCGTGTGGGTGAGTAAAGagaatattttgaatgccaCATGTCTTCGTCTAAACTTCTGTCAGCATGCAGTAAGACATTATCCCGCCATATTATATGTGTTTCTATGTAATTTTACTGCCTTATCACGTTGAAGagtttcaaaggggaataactcttggtTACAGAATGCATTTCCCCCCATAAATCATTCACTTCAAATTCTATGAAATAGGCAGATTCCCAAAAgttttagtttagatttatGAAGAACATAgattagttgttttaaaaacttgtgTCACTTTATTTGAGGTGGATGCGAATAAAAGTTATCAAGTCATAAAAACCAttgaatttaaacacaattttacagatttgttcaattataaaaatcacTTAGGATTGtccattattcattttttttcttaaatgacAAATATGGGatctgttttataatttaatatgaaaattagaattttaagaCTATTCATAATGTTTTATATTCAACTTTTGTGCCAAAACTACCAAATTCTAGAAAATGGCCAAACTTGATAAAATTGTAcctgtttccatagcaaccatgatcact
Above is a genomic segment from Ostrea edulis chromosome 3, xbOstEdul1.1, whole genome shotgun sequence containing:
- the LOC125674991 gene encoding uncharacterized protein LOC125674991 gives rise to the protein MNLSVCLLVALFGNTVAYPVWLQFLKNGGRVYAIKVAMDNEEEDSENKVTPMIQEHLLVRQVGEKDDTQDYSDPRDEAGRNRIRRPNLNGPSHVEKSEGEMLEKERNAKNPGRRERKFQYKPVEGDKQKTFILKLNDNGFRSSDILKGGKRNFGSGGFGGGGG